caagaactagtaaaatggaaggacgtgttatctaaccaatggaagggcccggatccaatcataatcagatccaggggagctgtgtgtgttttcccccagggtgaagaaaatcccttctggatcccggagcgcctaacgaagaaagtcctaaacaaaggagatgacttcgctgtacctcctgaccctgctcctgacactggagaccccgactcagggagtattgagatggggaatcctgtctgcctttcctaagcctatgcctgtccatttcaatgcagccgtttttccccgctttttcaccaccaactctagtatgaacttgccctacctagttaaagacaccctagtagctcccctgggagaaaaccgatccttcgtaactaatgggtcattatgcttcaccactcagaatctagctggctgtatctccctgaaacggaggaaatacggatggttcagtgacataattctagaggccagtagcctccccgttatgtcagctaaatttgaagggcctaataaggaagggagcccgtcctataagaacatgactatccaccagatggttctctggatcaatggcacatttgtacactctcccaggaacaattccaccgacaggcctcgtcaacccaaatatgcctcccattgtgtgggcgactatgagggagagctgtggccctggactgactgtcagtcaactgtagtaacgtgggcaactgagaggcaggagtttaccatctccccagatatggagggacggccagccaatgaggcttggtggccagtaaaggtgctcgaaggcgagtttcgtcagcagctgagcatgaaccccttccataaatggatgctgtgtggagtcaatggctcgtgtaccgacctctcccccttttccgccctccagggtgggggaatcggtgtaaaaaatatcaccttttggtgcgagaataaccacacgcgcgcacactggaacatgatcatgacccataacaacgagaactacacgtgttcagcaaaatcaggtccagagtcacctaattccctttttccaccttctccagtatgcgtataccccccatttctgtttatcttatccaatagtagctttgactcctgctccaatgaaacctgctttctgtctcagtgttgggatgcgcgtaactttaccaatgctttggtagtccgcatcccccgttgggtccctgttcccgtagacgcccctaacaccatgactctgtttcgagaaaggcgcgatttcggtgttacagccgccatagtgctcctgatctccgcgaccgcggtcgcagccaccgccgctggtatagctttagacacctccatcaaatcggctacagagctcaataaccttgcagcctcagtagcttctgccctggaccaacagtccacacttgatggcaaactgaaaggaggaataatgatcctcaatcaacgcatagatctcgtggaggaacaaatagaggtgctctggcaaatggcccaattgggatgtgagcggaaatatcgtgccctctgcatcactagcattcaatataaaaattttacacgggcagctaatctgtcacgagacctgtcccagtatctttcaggaaactggtcccaagacttcgatgggacactagaagagctgcggcgagaaattatccacatcaactccacccgtctagatatctccgtagcggaaggactctcttcctggttcctcagagctctctcccacgtcaaggagtgggcgggcatggctgggatgggcgtgttcctgcttggaggtctcatgctcttactctggttgttatgcagactccgcaaccaacataagcaggacaaggtgatccttgctcaagccctaatggcgatagacgttggcgcctctccccaagtgtggctcaacatgcttaagaaggaagctcggctttagcttgaggtagctcttgcaccctgagcccatgtggcactgcaccaagcccgagtacctcaatgcttaatcacagctttctttaagaagctcatggtgcaagagggttgagaaaaagggtccaaaccctttgtaccaagcggtcccaacgccagccagaggatgcgaggcaaagcactgcaagaggtcttggacccctctgagaggcatgcctgactgcataggggtagatgcccagaacccctctccaaaaagggggcatcaggaagtatgatggaggtcaggcctctgtctccgcctctgctggcaagttccgccttgagcttctgttagacaaaaaagggggagatgttggcagccgcgctcagaaaatagcgccccatgcagggcagccggaaggccccgaacttcctaatgacaaatcatcccacaccactaaactacatgctaattgcgccttggcataaggaccaatgagacccaccaaatggttatgctaataaggcatatggagccgcaccaaccaggtcagagcatgagaactatataagcaagcctctccttcccctctgggtcctgcccaactcatttgtttcacaaagagctgaagaataaagctttctgcagaagaatcctgctgttgttgcgtgctgttcttgccggcgaggacagggcacgcgacattaGAGTCCAAGCACTATGTGGGAAGACTTCAGCTTGTGTGTGGCCAGCAGTAGCTGGCTTCAGCTGTGGCAGCCCAGGTGCAGCACATGGTACTGCTGGCCTGCACTGTAGTCAGTTTGGCAGGGAAAAGGGTTTGTTGTAGGATTAGAACAGATTTGACTGAGACTGAAGTCTGATCAAGCAGGTATTTGATCTTGGTGTGTGTGGGGAAGTATTTTCTTGAGCCAGAGAACCTCTTTAGGTGGTTGTAGACTTGCAGAGACACCTTCAAATGCTATGAGCAGAGTGCATGGGAAGGGCAAACTCTCAC
This is a stretch of genomic DNA from Manis javanica isolate MJ-LG chromosome 8, MJ_LKY, whole genome shotgun sequence. It encodes these proteins:
- the LOC140850654 gene encoding uncharacterized protein, yielding MTSLYLLTLLLTLETPTQGVLRWGILSAFPKPMPVHFNAAVFPRFFTTNSSMNLPYLVKDTLVAPLGENRSFVTNGSLCFTTQNLAGCISLKRRKYGWFSDIILEASSLPVMSAKFEGPNKEGSPSYKNMTIHQMVLWINGTFVHSPRNNSTDRPRQPKYASHCVGDYEGELWPWTDCQSTVVTWATERQEFTISPDMEGRPANEAWWPVKVLEGEFRQQLSMNPFHKWMLCGVNGSCTDLSPFSALQGGGIGVKNITFWCENNHTRAHWNMIMTHNNENYTCSAKSGPESPNSLFPPSPVCVYPPFLFILSNSSFDSCSNETCFLSQCWDARNFTNALVVRIPRWVPVPVDAPNTMTLFRERRDFGVTAAIVLLISATAVAATAAGIALDTSIKSATELNNLAASVASALDQQSTLDGKLKGGIMILNQRIDLVEEQIEVLWQMAQLGCERKYRALCITSIQYKNFTRAANLSRDLSQYLSGNWSQDFDGTLEELRCMVVAERLNKQKDSNIKG